The uncultured Bacteroides sp. genome includes the window GCAGAGGTTCCTCTATTTCCCATCTCAACCCCCTTGCCAAAAGCTCCGGCCACCCGTTTGTTAGCTATCTCGGCGGCAGCTTTCTGCTCGCGTTCCGCCTTTTCATCTGCCAGCCGACGCGCGTCGGCAGCTTTCTCGGCCGCTGTTTTTTCGGGACGTTTTATCTCTTTTTTCTTCTCTGCTTCCTTCTTAGGGGAAAGCGCTACCGTTTCTTCTTCCGTTTGTGTTATTATCTCCTGTTCCGAAGCTTCTTGTGGCTGTGCAGCTACCGGTTTTTCCTCCGGTAGTATGTCGACATCTACCAAGGTAGAAGGATCAAAGCCCCCTTGTGCCGCAACGGCATCGCCCAGCATAACAGGCACACCACTCTCCTCCGTATGTTCCGGAAAAGCAAAGCTCACCAGAAACAAGAGAGCGATAATAGCGATATGCACTATCAAAGCTCCGAAAGCACCGATATATTTACTCTTTGTTTTCCTATCCATTCTTTTTATTTATCCTGAGGCGGGCGGGTAGCCAGCACCATTTTAAAATGATTCTCGTTGGCAATATTCAGCACCTTCACAATCTCCCGATAAGGTACTGTTTCGTCGGCATAAAGCGCCACATACATATCCGGCTCTTTAGCGGCACAAGCTTGCAAAAAAGGAGTTAACTCAGACAATTGCAATGCCTGTTCTTTCTCATTACCAAAGGCCGCATAGAAGTTCAGGTCTTTATCAATAATAACCCGCGTAAGTGGTTTAGCCGAGGTTTGTTGCTTTCCTTGCGGAAGCAATACCTTTATGGCGTTGGGTGATACTACGGTGGAGGTTATCATAAAGAAGATAAGCAACAGAAATATAACATCCGTCATAGATGCCATACTGAAATTAGGCGATACTTTTGCTCTACGCTTTAACATGAGGCTATTTTATGTTTTTATTTCTTTATCGGTTCATTAAGCAAATCCATAAAAGCCATGGTCTTTGACTCCATTTTATTCACCACTCCATCGACCAGGGTTACCAGATAATTGTAAGCAAACATGGCTATAATTCCCACAATCAATCCGCCCACCGTTGTTATCATCGCCTCGTAGATACCTCCCGAGAGCAAGGTAATATCAATGTTATTGCCGGCACTGGCCATTTCATAAAAAGCACGTACCATACCGGTTACCGTGCCGAGGAATCCAATCATCGGAGCACCACCGGAGATGGTGGCCATTACCGTCAGCCCTTTTTCCAGCTTGGCAACTTCTATATTTCCTACATTCTCTATGGCAACCTGAACATCGTTTACCGGACGCCCCAACCGACTGATTCCTTTTTCGATCATTCGCGCAGAAGGCGTATTCATGGTACGGCAGTAATTTACCGCCGATTTTATTTCTCCACTCAGAATATAATCTTTGATTTTATCCATAAACATCGGATCTTCTTGTCCCGCTTTACGTATCACGTATATGCGTTCGAACAGAATATAGAAGCAGGCAATAGAGAGTGCTCCGAGAACAAGCATAATCCACCCTCCCTTGACAGCCATATCAAACATATTCATACTGGCAGGTGCCGATACGGGAGTAAGTACCGGATTGGTTGTAGCAAGAGAATCGGTGATCGTGGTAGCCACTTGGGCCAATAACATTAGTGTATTCATCAGCGAAGACAGTTTTTATATTCTTGAATTGTTTTTTCGAGTCCCAGATATAATGCATCACTTATTAAGGCGTGTCCTATAGAAACCTCATCCAGCCACGGAATGTTTTTATAAAGGAAGTTAAGGTTCACTAAACTCAGGTCGTGCCCGGCATTGATCCCCAGACCTAAATTTCTGGCAATTTTAGCAGCCTCAACAAAAGGCGCCACCGCCGCTTCCGGACTTTTCTCATAATCCGTGGCATAAGGTTCGGTGTATAATTCGACTCTGTCGGCACCCGCTTTAGCGGCATATTCTATCATTTCCGCCTCTGCAGAAACAAAAACCGAAGTACGAACACCTGCATGATTGAATGCATCAAGCACTTCCGATAAAAAATCGAAGTGCTGCTTCGTGTCCCATCCTGAATTAGAAGTAATTTGTGCAGGACTGTCGGGAACCAGCGTTACTTGATGCGGCTTTACTTTCAATACCAGATCAATGAATTCGGGCGCAGGATAACCCTCTATATTAAATTCCGTTTTTAATAACGGCTTTAAGGCATAAACATCCGCTCTCTTAATATGCCGCTCATCCGGACGGGGATGAACAGTTATGCCCTCGGCACCAAAACTTTCACAATCCAACGCAACTTTCACTACATTAGGAACATCTCCTCCACGAGCATTACGTAGTGTCGCCACCTTGTTTATGTTCACACTTAATTTTGTCATAATT containing:
- a CDS encoding cell envelope integrity protein TolA, with the translated sequence MDRKTKSKYIGAFGALIVHIAIIALLFLVSFAFPEHTEESGVPVMLGDAVAAQGGFDPSTLVDVDILPEEKPVAAQPQEASEQEIITQTEEETVALSPKKEAEKKKEIKRPEKTAAEKAADARRLADEKAEREQKAAAEIANKRVAGAFGKGVEMGNRGTSATGKGTEGSKSGNSPTGALTGNGGYGTFDLGGRSIGAGGLPRPLYNVQDEGKVVVTITVNPSGTVIDTSINRLTNTVNSALRKAAEDAAKKAHFNRIDGVNNQTGTITYYFNLR
- a CDS encoding biopolymer transporter ExbD, translated to MLKRRAKVSPNFSMASMTDVIFLLLIFFMITSTVVSPNAIKVLLPQGKQQTSAKPLTRVIIDKDLNFYAAFGNEKEQALQLSELTPFLQACAAKEPDMYVALYADETVPYREIVKVLNIANENHFKMVLATRPPQDK
- a CDS encoding MotA/TolQ/ExbB proton channel family protein encodes the protein MNTLMLLAQVATTITDSLATTNPVLTPVSAPASMNMFDMAVKGGWIMLVLGALSIACFYILFERIYVIRKAGQEDPMFMDKIKDYILSGEIKSAVNYCRTMNTPSARMIEKGISRLGRPVNDVQVAIENVGNIEVAKLEKGLTVMATISGGAPMIGFLGTVTGMVRAFYEMASAGNNIDITLLSGGIYEAMITTVGGLIVGIIAMFAYNYLVTLVDGVVNKMESKTMAFMDLLNEPIKK
- a CDS encoding pyridoxine 5'-phosphate synthase: MTKLSVNINKVATLRNARGGDVPNVVKVALDCESFGAEGITVHPRPDERHIKRADVYALKPLLKTEFNIEGYPAPEFIDLVLKVKPHQVTLVPDSPAQITSNSGWDTKQHFDFLSEVLDAFNHAGVRTSVFVSAEAEMIEYAAKAGADRVELYTEPYATDYEKSPEAAVAPFVEAAKIARNLGLGINAGHDLSLVNLNFLYKNIPWLDEVSIGHALISDALYLGLEKTIQEYKNCLR